The following proteins are co-located in the Toxotes jaculatrix isolate fToxJac2 chromosome 9, fToxJac2.pri, whole genome shotgun sequence genome:
- the txndc17 gene encoding thioredoxin domain-containing protein 17: MAHYEEVNVRGYDEFCQAVSERKGKDIFAYFSGDKDAAGKSWCPDCVKAEPVVRGEMTHLPEGSVFIYCQVGERAYWKNPNNDFKKTLKLSGVPTLLRYGTPQKLVEEECFKAELVRMMFTED, translated from the exons ATGGCCCATTACGAAGAAGTAAATGTTCGTGGCTATGATGAGTTCTGTCAAGCTGTGtctgaaaggaaaggaaaggataTTTTTGCCTATTTCTCTGGTGATAAAGACGCCGCAGGAAAGAGCTGGTGTCCAGATTGTGTGAAAG ctgAGCCAGTTGTAAGAGGAGAGATGACTCATCTTCCTGAGGGCTCTGTCTTCATCTACTGTCAAGTTGGAGAAAGAGCTTA TTGGAAGAATCCAAATAACGACTTCAAGAAGACTCTGAAGTTGAGTGGAGTTCCCACCCTACTGAGATATGGCACA CCTCAGAAGTTGGTGGAGGAGGAATGCTTCAAAGCAGAACTGGTGAGGATGATGTTCACTGAGGACTAA